One Tolypothrix bouteillei VB521301 DNA window includes the following coding sequences:
- a CDS encoding DUF4350 domain-containing protein → MKRSNRLVWIGALVLCVLVLLTVISAPTTSKHHSGSTYSLYPEGYGAWYAYMESRGTRIQRWQKPFEDLKLEKRPITFVQINGYQRQLSSYDYEREWVEKGNRLIIVGVSEPVTAAKFTTMQESPAGQVKIDTRRRHPLRKGEKVSLGDRFGAIVWEEKYGKGTAIFVIPSYLGANAYQENQANFQYLADLVTQKDNLLFVDEYIHGYKEPSVRKQEGKGDIWSYLAQTPLMPAFVQGGVLLVVLIWGQNRRFGKPVSLETPVVDNSEAYIQALAGVLQKAESRDFVVEMVGKEEQLQLQKSLGLGQQLLDRPSLVNTWVQQTGVAATELDEVLNLQSQKRRLSEKELISWLEKWRIIRQKI, encoded by the coding sequence ATGAAACGCTCAAACCGTCTTGTTTGGATTGGGGCATTGGTATTATGTGTACTTGTATTACTAACTGTTATATCAGCGCCAACTACCAGTAAACATCATAGTGGTTCCACTTACAGCCTCTATCCCGAAGGATATGGGGCTTGGTATGCTTATATGGAAAGTCGGGGAACTCGCATTCAACGCTGGCAAAAACCTTTTGAGGATCTCAAGCTCGAGAAACGCCCAATCACTTTTGTCCAAATAAACGGTTACCAAAGACAACTTTCTTCATACGATTATGAGCGAGAATGGGTAGAAAAGGGGAATCGCTTAATCATTGTGGGAGTGAGCGAACCCGTAACAGCTGCAAAGTTCACCACAATGCAAGAATCTCCTGCAGGTCAAGTCAAGATTGATACACGGCGGCGGCACCCGCTTCGGAAAGGAGAAAAAGTGAGTTTGGGCGATCGCTTTGGTGCAATTGTGTGGGAAGAAAAATACGGTAAAGGAACAGCGATTTTTGTGATTCCTTCCTACTTAGGTGCTAATGCTTACCAAGAGAATCAAGCGAATTTTCAATATTTAGCAGATTTAGTCACTCAGAAAGATAATTTATTATTTGTAGACGAGTATATTCACGGTTATAAAGAACCCAGTGTTAGGAAACAAGAAGGCAAAGGGGATATATGGAGTTATTTAGCACAAACTCCCCTAATGCCAGCTTTTGTCCAAGGAGGTGTACTGCTAGTAGTACTGATTTGGGGACAAAACCGACGCTTTGGCAAACCAGTCTCCTTAGAGACGCCTGTTGTTGATAACAGCGAAGCTTATATTCAAGCGTTAGCAGGAGTTTTACAAAAAGCTGAATCGAGGGACTTTGTAGTGGAGATGGTTGGTAAAGAAGAACAACTGCAACTCCAAAAATCTTTGGGTTTGGGACAGCAGTTACTCGATCGTCCAAGTTTAGTCAATACTTGGGTACAACAGACAGGGGTTGCTGCTACAGAATTAGATGAAGTGTTAAACTTACAATCGCAAAAACGTCGATTGAGTGAAAAAGAACTGATAAGTTGGCTGGAAAAATGGAGAATAATAAGGCAGAAGATATAG
- a CDS encoding Uma2 family endonuclease, translating into MALARSKQITFEEFIAWYPDNSERRYELHDGVIVEMTPPSGEHEQVKGFLAGELTVEFKRLKLPYFIPNQAIVKPLDNESGYLPDILILNSDNLVNEPLWKKESTVCQPISIPLIIEVVSTNWQDDYYLKLSKYEMIGIPEYWIVDYAALGGRRFIGNPKQPTISVYNLIENEYQVTLFRDSDRIQSAIFSELDLTAQQIFDSAK; encoded by the coding sequence ATGGCTCTAGCTCGATCCAAACAAATCACTTTTGAAGAATTTATAGCTTGGTATCCAGACAATTCCGAGCGTCGTTATGAACTTCATGATGGAGTAATTGTTGAAATGACACCACCGTCTGGCGAACACGAACAAGTCAAAGGCTTTTTAGCAGGAGAATTAACTGTAGAATTCAAACGTTTAAAACTTCCGTACTTCATTCCCAATCAAGCGATAGTAAAACCTCTAGACAACGAATCAGGATATTTACCTGACATTCTAATATTAAATAGTGACAACTTAGTCAATGAGCCTTTGTGGAAAAAAGAATCGACAGTCTGCCAACCCATATCAATTCCATTAATTATTGAAGTTGTCAGTACTAACTGGCAAGACGACTATTATTTGAAACTAAGCAAATATGAAATGATAGGTATTCCAGAATATTGGATAGTAGACTACGCTGCTTTAGGCGGAAGGAGATTTATAGGTAATCCCAAACAACCAACTATCTCTGTTTACAATTTGATAGAAAACGAGTACCAAGTTACTCTCTTTCGAGATAGCGATCGCATACAATCGGCAATATTTTCCGAATTGGATTTAACAGCGCAACAGATTTTTGATTCTGCGAAGTAA